From Salvia splendens isolate huo1 chromosome 16, SspV2, whole genome shotgun sequence, a single genomic window includes:
- the LOC121771285 gene encoding germin-like protein subfamily 1 member 20 yields MNTSGIKFLLFFAFLTIASLFVEAYDPAPLQDFCIAVNDTEAAVFVNGKICKDPKRVTADDFYYAGGLNESRQVTNPLGSKITLVYDEILSGLNTQGVAIARLDFDLEGLNPPHQHPRGSEIFLVLEGTLYAGLINSNPADPNDKNLFFAKILNAGDIFVFPRGMIHFQYNVGKTKAVAIAAFNSQNPGVMTIAKSIFGSEPSVPPHILAKAFQLGDDDKLVEHLQSLTWTGNVN; encoded by the exons ATGAATACATCGGGAATTaagtttttgttatttttcgCATTTCTTACTATTGCTTCACTATTTGTGGAAGCATACGACCCTGCTCCATTGCAAGATTTCTGCATTGCAGTCAATGACACTGAAGCTGCAG TATTTGTGAATGGAAAGATATGCAAGGACCCGAAAAGAGTGACAGCAGACGACTTCTACTACGCGGGAGGGCTGAACGAGTCGAGACAAGTGACAAATCCACTCGGGTCTAAAATAACATTAGTTTACGATGAGATTCTATCAGGTCTCAACACCCAGGGAGTCGCCATTGCGCGTCTTGACTTTGACCTCGAAGGCCTCAATCCGCCCCACCAACATCCGCGTGGATCCGAGATATTCCTTGTGTTGGAAGGCACTCTTTACGCGGGCCTCATCAACTCAAACCCGGCTGATCCCAACGATAAGAACCTGTTCTTCGCCAAGATCTTGAACGCCGGAGACATCTTCGTGTTCCCTCGGGGCATGATTCATTTCCAGTACAATGTTGGGAAGACCAAAGCagttgcgattgctgctttcaACAGCCAAAATCCAGGAGTCATGACTATTGCTAAATCCATCTTCGGATCTGAACCGTCCGTTCCTCCTCATATTCTTGCTAAAGCATTCCAACTTGGTGATGATGATAAACTTGTTGAGCATCTACAATCACTCACATGGACTGGAAATGTCAATTAG